ATAATACTAACCAACATGTCACCTCCATCCAGATCCGGCATCCACACCGACCGTTGCCAAGTACATGTTGGCCGTTAGCTTAGCCTACCCCTACGATGCGATGCGATGGTCTCATCTGCCCCTTCCTGTTGGTGGATGGACCATGGATTGCCACAGGCCACAGGCCACAGGCCACAGCATATATGGTTGCCAGTGCCAAGCATTGTGCGCAGGCAGTAGTTGTAGCTTGGACGAGGAAGAACACGGACAAGCAGTCAACCTCTGCCCCTGCCTCTCGCgccaaaaaaattaaaaaaggtGGCAGGCCAACTCCAAGGATTAGAATTTGCCGTCTCTTGACAACTCATTTGCAACGACTAACGGAGAGCGCTCTGTCTCTCACAGCCTGACGCACACATTTAAAATGCCAAAGTGTCGTGCCCGTGGACCGTGGTACTACACAGTACTCCGTATCACAGTTCACTCTCGTAGCCGGTTCCACCGTCTCTTTTGCACCCATTCGACTTGCCCTCTAAACCGTCCTTGCAGTTAAGCGCAGCAGCAGCATCAACTACACTTGTTGTAAGTAGCAAGCGCACCATATATATCTACTGACAGTTCCTGTTCGATTCGAGCTTGTGCGCCAATATTCTGTGTGATCGAGAGAGAAAAAGAAGAAGCCTGTGCGCCAAGTCATGGTGGGGCTTTGCCGGTTAAATGCAGCCGTCAAAGCTCTATCGGTGAAAACCATTTATTTGGTGAAAACATGGAGGGTAATTGTTCGGTGCAAactattttattcgatgcaaccGTGAAAACTCTATCGGGATTCAGAACCTACATTTATACGTTTTTTTCAACATTTGTTGAAATGATACACATTTTTTTATGGTGCATCTCTATAGACGTATATTGTATCAGGTGTCTGTACTAGCTCCTAGTCTTGTGCTGTACTTACTAGAGTGTCATTCTTGCAGTTCAAAACTTGTCATAAAATGAAGGGATACATGGCATCCGGAGAGGAGCAGTAATAATTAGATATGGGTAGAGTTTTTAAAGAAGAATATATCAATATCTGAAATGCCGAATATATATACACAAACCCAATGGTACTTATTACCTGATACTACAAGTATAGTTTCTTCTAATGAATTCGATGAAACTAAAGATGGTTGGACTTAGAACAGAGCTAGAATAATGATGCTTCCAAGCATGGCATCTCGTCTCTCGTCTCGCCCCAAGCCGTGTCATGATTCCATTCCTTTCGTTCTCACTCTCACACACCCGCTGTTTGTTTAACACCAGCCcctaggaaaagaaaagaaaagaaaatcctCTTGCATTCTGCGGCTGGAGCTCCATGATTGGCCCTCGATCTCGTAGCCCCATGCCGTGCCATATGCATTTCAATCAACTCAACTCAACCCGCCGGTGCTATAGATAGCTGTTGACCGTCTTTTCTTTGCTGATGGGTGGTGGCAGCAGCAAAAGCCGAAGCGAGAGGATCCCGCGTAACAGCGACGCGCCAGCCGAACAAACCCCGCCGCGCGGCCCCTTGAATTGGTCTGTTTTGCTGGACGGTTTCTGGGCTAATAAGCCCGGCAGAtattgatttattatgagagaaaaatattgctgactgactgataagtcctgactgaaaccaacatgtGAACAGACTGAATGCATGCGTAAAGTAGAGGAGCGAAAATGCGCTGCTCAGTTTTTACTCCTACAGCGTGCCTAAAAAAATCGGTAAATGAAAATACCACTGCTATGATTTGATTTGGTCCTTCGCAATATTTTCCTCAATTTGTTTTGAAGGAAAACTTGTGAAATTCAATGCCATTTAAAAATGTTGGAATGTAATATGGCGTGTGGGCCTGTCTAGCCTCCCCACAGTGCCTATATATGTAAACGCTGATCCAACATAGTAATTATTGAGTATTCCCTAATCCTACTCTTTTATGGTATCATGAGACGATTCGTTTATTGCTTCCGCAAACCCTAATCACGCCGCCGCTGAACCAGTGTTCGCCGGCCGATCGATCGCGCCGTCGCAGAGCCCGTCCCGCTCGCCGGTCCGCCGTCGCAGAGCCCGTCTCGCTCGCCAGCCCGATTCCCCGTACTACCCGACGATCTACGTCGCTGTCTCGCGGTCTCGCGTCATCTACGCACGATCCGCCCGCCCAACGTCGCTGCTCGCGAAGCCGCGCTACGCGTCATCCGCCCGCCGACGTGTCTCGTTCTGCACCCACAGCGACACCGTTGTTCTGCGTCGCGTGAGCTCACTCTTGCATGGCGGAAACAGATGCCGCACGTCAGGCTCGCGAGGAGCGCGCCCGCAAGGCCGAGGCCGACCGTGTTGCGGCCCTCGATGCGTACGAAGCCAAGTACGCCGCCATCCaagccgccgccatcgccgtccTCAACATCAAGGTTCTCGTGCCCCTGGTCTTGGATCGCGCCACCGGCAACTATAACCGGTGGCGGTCCATGTTCCTCGTTGTCCTGGGCAAGTATGCTATAAAGGACCACGTCCACTCCGACGTCGTCAACGCCGATCGACCGGCATGGGTGCAGATGAACTGCACCGTGCTCACTTGGATCTACTGCACCATCCACGCCGACCTCCAGCAGTCGACGATGAACTGCAAGCCGAACGCGCGCGGCGCGTGGATCTACCTCGAGAACGAGTTCCTCGGCCAACGCGAATCACGCGCCCTACTGCTCTCGTCGGAGTTCCACACGGCAAAACAGGGGTCGACCTCCATCACCGACTTCTGTCGCTGTCTTGAAACGATGGCAGCAACCCTCAGCGACTTCGACGATTCGATCGGGGATCGGACTTTGGTCCTGACTCTTCTTCGTGGACTCAATGGCAAGTTCCGGCCAATGGTTTCCAACCTCAAGATGCAGCAACCCTTCCCCACCTTTGAGGAGGCTTGCACGCTCCTCCTGCTCGAGGAGATTGACATCGATGACGTTGCTGCAAGCGAAGCCGCCGGGGCATCGGACCCGCCACCATCCTTCTCGACAACTGCACTCGTCACTGCCCCACGCCCTCCTGCTGGGCGCTCCTACGCAGACCAGGGCCAGGTCAGCCATGCCGGCCACGGCCAGGGCAGCCAGAGCCAAGGCAGCCAGGGCGGCCACGCTGGCCAGGGCGGCTCACAGCGCACTGGCCGTCACCACGGTGGCCGCGGCCGtaaccagcagcagcaggtctCCAACACTAGGGGCGGCTATCGCTTCCCGGCACCGTTCTACAACCCATGGATGGGCACCATGCAGCTCTAGCCGTGTTCGCCAGGCGGTCCGGGGACGCCGTTTCAACCTCCGTCGGCTGCCTTCACTGCTGTTCCTCAGCCACAACAGCAGTACATGCAACAGCCGTACGTTCAGCAGCCGTACACCCTCGGACCTCCTCCAAGGTTCTGGTATGGAGGACCatcgctgccacatcagcagcaGAAGTGGACGCCCATGCAGGGCGCGTCCTGGGACCCGTCCGCCCTCATCAGCAACTTCAACACCATGACGCTGACGCCCCCTTCATCAGCCGAGTGGTACGTTGACTCCGGCGCCGGTGCCCATATGGTCAACAACGCTGGTATTCTTTCTACCTTTCACCATCCTTCGTCATCTAGTCCTTCATCTGTCATTGTTGGTAATGGAGCTTCGCTTCCCGTTACATCTATTGGGTCACACTCATTCTCCACCACACGACGTCCTCTTGTTCTTTCCGATGTTTTAGTGTCACCAAACATTATTAAGAATTTGATTTCCGTACGTCGTTTCACCACTGATAATAATTGTTCCATTGAGTTTGACCCGTTTGGCCTCTCTATGAAGGACCTTCAGACACGGAGCATGATCGCCAGGTGCAATAGCACGGGTGACCTCTACCCATTCTTCCCAGCACCATCCAGCACTCCCACTGCCCTCGCTGCCACCGCGTCATCCAACACCCTCTAGCATCGTCGCCTTGGTCATCTCAGACATGAGGCTCTTTCCAAACTTATTAGTTCCAATGCTATTTCATGTAATAAGCGCCATATTGATCATGTTTGTCATGCCTGTCAGCTAGGTCACCATGTGTGCCTACCTTTTAGTGTGTCACACTCTCGTGCTGCACATCCGTTCGATTTAATACATTGTGATCTTTGGACTTCTCCAGTTGTTAGTGTGTCAGACTATAAATATTATTTAGTCATCCTTGATGACTGCGCTCATTACACCTGGACGTCCCCATTACGCCTCAAGTCCGATACTTTCAGTGTTCTTTCTAACTTTTTCTCATATGTGCACACGCAGTTCGACTCCACCATCAAGGCAGTTTAGTGCGACAACGGCCACGAGTTTGACCACTCCTCGGCCCGCATGTTCTTCCTCACTCATGGAGTCATCTTCCAGATGTCGTGCCCATACACCTCTCAGCAAAACGGACGTGCCGAGCGCACCCTTCGCACCGTGAACAACATCATGCGATCCCTTCTATTTCAGACCAGCCTTCCTCTGGTTTATTGGGCTGACTCACTCCACACTGTCACCTACCTTCTCAATCGTCACCCCACCAAAACCCTAGCCAGCCGCACCCCTTTCTTCGCTCTTTACGGCACACAGCCTTCCTACACTCACCTTTGAGTTTTCGGCTGTGCCTGCTATCCCAACCTCTCGTCCACAGCTCCACATAAATTATCACCTCGCTCCTCCTTGTGTGTTTTCCTCGGGTACTCATCCGTTCACAAAGGATATCGATGTCTCGATCTTCATTCCAATCGGATCATTGTCTCCCGTCACGTTGTATTTGACGAGACTTTGGTTTCGTTCTCTGGGATGTCCAGCACCCCCAGGACCCAAACACACTTGCGTTTTTGGATGATGCTGATGATTCCTCTTCGCCTATGTGGCCAAGAGTTGTGCCTGTAGGTACTCATCTTCCTGGCGGCATGGATGCCGCACCTGGGACCCCTGGCGTCGGTCTGGCTGGTGCTGCTGCCCCTGCGGACTCAGCGCCCCAGATGTTCGGTGCTACCACGGCCCCCTCAGCTGGCACCCCCTACCAGCGGTCCGGCTGGTGCTGCTGCCCCTGCGGACTCAGCGTCCCAGGTTGTTGCCAGCGACACCGGCTGTACCACCGgccgcaccaccaccacgaccataGAGGTGATTGTTCCTATCACTAATGCGCATAGCATGCGCACCTGTGGCAAGGACGGTTTTTGGCAACCCATGGATCGTCTTAATCTCCACATGATGGCTTCATCTACCACTCCAGTACCTTCGTCCCTCCGTGCCGCTCTTTTGGATCTGACATGGCATCTTGCAATGCAGGCCGAGTTCGACGCCTTGCAGGCAAACGACACCTGGACCTTGGTGCCTCGCCCTCCTGGCGTCAACCTTGTTACCGGCAAGTGGGTTTTTCATCACAAGTTCAAGTCAGATGGCTCTCTTGACCGCTACAAAGCTCGGTGGGTGCTTCGCGATTTCACACAGCGTCCGGGCATTGATTATGATGAGACATTCAGTCCAGTTGTCAAGCCAGTGACCATCCGGATGGTACTCACTTTGGCACTGTCTCGCTCCTGGCCGATTCACTAGCTTGATGTGAAGAATGCATTTCTCCATGGCACTTTGACTGAGACAGTCTACTGTGCACAGCCAACTAGGTTTGTCGACTCTTCCAAGCCCAATTATGTCTGTCGCCTGAACAAGTCACTCTATGGGTTGAAGCAAGCTCCTCGCGCCTGGCATAGTCGCTTCGCCTCTCACATTACCTCACTCGGGTTTGTCGAGGCCAAGTCCGACATGTCGCTGTTCATCTACTGCAAAGGTGCTGACATGGCTTTTCTTTtactctatgttgatgatattgttcTCACTGTGTCGTCTCCGAGTCTCCTCCATCGGATTATCGCAGCACTTCACCAGGAATTCTCCATGACAGACATGGGGCTTCTTCACCATTTTCTGGGTGTCAGTGTTCAGCGCAGAGGTGATAGTTTATTTCTCTCTCAGAGACAGTACATGCTGGACATTCTGGACCGCGCCGGTATGAGTCACTGCAAGCCGAGCAGCACTCTTGTGGACACTCACTCCAAGCTTTCTGCTGATGGTGTTTCAGTCGCTGATCCGAGTCAGTATCACAGTCTTGCCGGGGCTCTTCAATACCTCACCTTCACCAGACCAGACATTGCATATGTTGTTCAACAGGTCTGCCTGTACATGCATGACCCATGGGAACCTCATTTGAGCGCTCTGAAGCGCATTCTCCGGTACCTTCAAGGTACATTGGATCTCGGTCTACACCTCCACCGGACCTCTCCAGCTGATCTCACTGTCTACAACCGATGCAGATTGGGCGGGCTATCCTGACACACGCAAATCCACCTCGGGTTATGCGGTGTTTCTCGGGGACAATCTGATCTCCTGGTCGTCCAAGCGTCAGCCTACAGTGTCTCAGTCCAGTGCAGAGGCGGAGTATCGAGCAGTCGCGAATGGAGTCGCCGAAGCCTGTTGGTTGCGCCAACTTCTGATAGAGCTTCGCTGCCCACTCCGTCGTGCTACAGTGGTCTACTGTGATAATATCAGCGTCgtttacctctccaccaaccccgtTCAGCATCAGCGAACCAAGCATATTGAGATCGACCTGCACTTCGTTAGAGAACGAGTCGCCCTCGGTGAAGTCCGCGTCCTACACGTTCCCACTTCGTCCCAGtacgccgacatcttcaccaagggttTGCCGACGTCCGTGTTCACGGAGTTTAGGTCCAGTCTCAATGTTCGTGGTGCTCCCAATTTAGACTGCGGGGGAGTATTGGAATGTAATATGGTGTGTGGGCCTGTCTAGCCTCCCCACAATGCCTATATATGTAAACGTTGATCCAACATAGTAATTATTGAGTATTCCCTAATCCTACTCtttcaaaaaaaactaattgagaACAACTTTTATCTTTTTCAATTGTTTCCTACTGGGTTCGTCCCTAATGCATATCCATCATTGCACGCACTGAAAGTGTCAATGAACGAGCATAATCATCCCAATGTTTCTTTTGCTGGGACTGGGAGTATATACAACCGTGCAATGTTCGCCGCCCACCACCGAGCTGCCTCCCGCAGCCACGCCACCGTCGAgttaagagggtgtttggttctttagtcgtttctaaaatttatgtcacatcgaatatttagatactaataaagagtattaaatatagattaattacaaaacaaattacatagatggaggctaatttgcaagacgattttttaaacctaattaatatgtcattagcacatgtttactgtagcaccatgttgtcaaatcatgggctaattaggcttaaaagattcgtctcgtaaattagtcacaagttatgtaattagttttgtaattagtctatatttaatacttcatgcatatgtccaaatattcgatgtgacagaaattttaggcaTACtgcagaaaccaaacaccccacctcccgccgccaccaccgagcTGCCTCCCGCCGCCACGCCACCGCATTCCAATGATATAATAGGGGCATGTGCCGGTTTCGTACGAGAATGAACAGTGGAACATCTCACCAGCATGACTACATGTGTGTATTGTACGGATCTGTTATGTTAAAAATTATTAAAGCAATGAAAAGGGTAGATCAATCACAAAGAGCTCAGCTCCAATGCTTCTGTACCTCTGAATAATAATAATTTAACAATACAATCACAAGATTCACCCCGGCAGGGCAGCTGGGCCACGTCACCCGGTAAACTTCATCCACACGTTCCTCCGCAAATATCTCCGGCCTCAGGAAAAAAACGCTCCCTGACCCTCTACATCCCTCCATGCCGCCCACGCTGCCGTCATAGCTCCTCCCCatcgcctccccttcctctccctcaccctctctctcCCGAGGTGGCGGCGCTGCGATAGGCCCCGAACACGGCGGCCTCCATGCGCTGCGCGTGGCCGTGGGCCCCGGCACCGGGCGAGCCTGGCTCGGCATGGCGCaccgcctctctctctcccccctctcCTGGTGTGCCGGCACACCGTCCGGGCCTGCCGCGCTGGCCGTCCTCTGGCGAGGTGGCGCGCCGCGGCGGCGCGGCACGGCACGGGCGgcccccctcccctctccctctccctctccctccatcTCGATCTACTACCAGGCCGTGGCGCGGCCGGTGCATGGCAGGGTAGAGGCATGGCCTTGCAGGCCGGTCGTCCTCATCTttc
This DNA window, taken from Miscanthus floridulus cultivar M001 chromosome 13, ASM1932011v1, whole genome shotgun sequence, encodes the following:
- the LOC136499541 gene encoding uncharacterized protein, producing MAETDAARQAREERARKAEADRVAALDAYEAKYAAIQAAAIAVLNIKVLVPLVLDRATGNYNRWRSMFLVVLGKYAIKDHVHSDVVNADRPAWVQMNCTVLTWIYCTIHADLQQSTMNCKPNARGAWIYLENEFLGQRESRALLLSSEFHTAKQGSTSITDFCRCLETMAATLSDFDDSIGDRTLVLTLLRGLNGKFRPMVSNLKMQQPFPTFEEACTLLLLEEIDIDDVAASEAAGASDPPPSFSTTALVTAPRPPAGRSYADQGQVSHAGHGQGSQSQGSQGGHAGQGGSQRTGRHHGGRGRNQQQQVSNTRGGYRFPAPFYNPWMGTMQL